From a region of the Arvicanthis niloticus isolate mArvNil1 chromosome 6, mArvNil1.pat.X, whole genome shotgun sequence genome:
- the LOC143442644 gene encoding uncharacterized protein LOC143442644 codes for MHVMAPLHFGSRRLLFTWQLLWLLAPAVPIPEITGNPVQLTSEPWMPTKLWSWHPSDHPPKATHTRRSKTDTGGIDHLGSSVSTEMLSPLEELTDSLLLFQDPSTFQELNPESEELVPHKDTTDKLIPTGKQPGNILTISGDQYQAPTLPEFKSTASLVGAADNQLYEITVPPLMSQSSKATMFIISTKELKKDLAQHKKLAKVVVGKPQVQNQIMDDYYEDLTMNEPHSYSLPLQSQENADEAPELLEQIELDQMERQTGNSENAQQEAPYYFPQSPEEYEPLNPKEDPAHHQLHYTLSTITGKPVDTELKITSESIKEVVSSPYEEETPTQTPGPLVGAELFFNQQQKQPAEPSETPEEGESPGIDLESSFQPQEDSEEVGPLPTQQEDLSQHLGPVLEDESSLSELEQPIQLSESPEEVGSGSENQPEASVQPTVLPLVEQEAPFGALESPIETVVESSPIHEIQPTQNEDYQYHLANVTVRPVDVTLTITSEPLKEIDSSLVQQEFPVHALEYSNYIEPFLKEEEPPAQASETPGESQFESQLEVPVQASEYGEEFKSSTTEQPAQFPESHEVTVLPSNSYQAQHSSLSDVTGQPSDLDITITENPIEMGTSPVYHAAAAAPEQAEFLTNQQHVLSQSLEPILYDKPLSQQEDTTGISQISEEGEPFSSQQETPEHNLELPTEGIAHPPGHHEVTGPHLGHGQVHSPASQNTLSQYQTLPEEDQHSPFGQGVPKQLEEFSVEPSPSQQNSAWHSVTDVFLSPVDQEAIFRSAHSKSYKTFPVLQPTAAQALKAPRMGKFSLIHNMIPYHPPKSLKNMVTHIPGHKMTVPRPDQDQGEYTISSNGSFWPLDLEVTVTSGIIPEDKHILPKRTVSPQTYSQVTIPHSQHVESQEPNPAKTTVQPLDLELTITTQPTAEGELPQTLQDSTSQIIDPPTMLVVPVPVYHEVTVQTPSQDQAEYPTSPTVTFQPLDLELTITPEATRQSHHPTVPQQTIIVHPPKHPLVIHLEQVQNPIPSEATVQPLDLELTMTPKPTAEGDLPQTLEDSTSQIIIEPPREVVALLPVYQEVTIQTPSQDQAEYPTSPTVSFQALDLELTITPETTRESHHPAVSQQTIIIHPPKHPLVIHSEQVHTQQPTKEAYHSTISKKTIIVRFPKHPLVVHPEHIQTQHPNTAEATDQPLDLELTITSSQKPTAQGEHFRSMQESTTKISKPPKQVVTPVPEYQEVAVLAPIQDQAKYPLSPTVSFHPLDLELTISSEPPREAHHTIPDETMVPTPKYPLGIYPGHVHIQHLNPTAIANQPSDLKLTVHSQPNTEEEHSQSIQKNTIQITDPTKEDIALDPESQDVTIPMPILEQNEFPTLHSMSLQAMDQGLNEHLEPPAWTNDPLNPKETKTYLTPPIFLHYAEPPMGPVVEPPDLFFLKTTKSKPGQENPTQTTQSPKEIAAQTMDYKKLVFLAPVESEAEHAIPSSMSLQALDQELTISSQPPGWSHHPPNPKETKTHPTPPIFLHYAEPPIGPVVEPPDLFFFQNYQL; via the coding sequence ATGCATGTCATGGCTCCACTGCACTTTGGCTCACGAAGGCTTCTCTTCACGTGGCAACTTTTGTGGCTGCTGGCCCCCGCTGTTCCCATTCCAGAGATCACTGGAAATCCAGTCCAGTTGACTTCAGAGCCCTGGATGCCAACCAAGCTCTGGTCTTGGCACCCTTCTGATCATCCACCTAAAGCCACACATACTCGAAGATCCAAGACAGACACAGGGGGCATTGATCACCTGGGGTCCTCTGTTTCCACAGAGATGTTGTCCCCACTTGAGGAGTTGACTGACAGTTTACTTTTGTTCCAAGACCCTAGTACATTTCAGGAGCTGAACCCAGAGTCTGAGGAGCTTGTTCCCCATAAGGATACGACTGACAAGCTGATACCAACTGGGAAGCAGCCAGGAAATATTTTAACGATAAGTGGGGATCAATATCAGGCTCCTACCCTGCCTGAGTTCAAAAGTACTGCCAGTCTAGTTGGAGCTGCAGATAATCAGTTGTATGAAATAACTGTTCCACCTCTAATGAGCCAGAGTTCAAAAGCAACAATGTTCATTATTTCAACCAAGGAGTTGAAGAAAGATCTAGCTCAGCACAAGAAACTTGCTAAAGTGGTTGTTGGGAAACCTCAAGTTCAGAACCAAATCATGGATGATTATTATGAAGATCTGACTATGAATGAACCTCATTCTTATAGCCTTCCTCTGCAATCCCAGGAAAATGCAGATGAAGCTCCTGAGCTCTTAGAGCAGATTGAATTAGACCAGATGGAGAGACAAACCGGAAATTCAGAGAACGCCCAGCAGGAAGCTCCATATTATTTCCCACAGTCCCCTGAGGAATATGAACCTTTAAATCCAAAAGAAGACCCAGCTCACCATCAACTCCATTATACTTTGTCCACTATTACAGGTAAACCTGTAGATACAGAACTTAAAATAACTTCTGAGTCTATAAAGGAGGTTGTGTCATCTCCATATGAGGAGGAGACTCCAACTCAGACTCCAGGTCCTCTTGTTGGAGCAGAACTTTTTTTTaaccagcagcagaagcagccagCTGAACCTTCTGAGACTCCTGAGGAAGGTGAATCTCCTGGAATTGATCTGGAATCTTCATTTCAGCCTCAGGAAGATTCAGAGGAGGTAGGGCCCTTACCAACCCAGCAGGAAGATCTATCTCAACATTTAGGCCCTGTTTTGGAGGATGAATCTTCTCTCAGTGAACTAGAGCAACCAATTCAACTTTCTGAGTCTCCTGAGGAGGTAGGATCAGGTTCTGAAAACCAGCCAGAAGCCTCAGTTCAGCCTACAGTGCTCCCTCTAGTCGAGCAAGAGGCTCCATTTGGAGCTCTAGAGTCCCCTATTGAGACTGTTGTTGAATCTTCACCAATTCATGAAATCCAGCCAACTCAAAATGAAGATTACCAATATCACTTGGCAAATGTTACAGTTAGACCTGTGGATGTGACACTTACTATAACTTCAGAGCCTCTCAAGGAGATTGACTCTTCTCTGGTCCAGCAGGAGTTCCCAGTGCATGCTTTAGAGTATTCTAATTATATTGAACCCTTTCTCAAAGAGGAGGAGCCTCCAGCTCAGGCTTCTGAGACTCCTGGGGAAAGTCAATTTGAAAGCCAGCTGGAAGTACCAGTTCAAGCCTCAGAGTATGGTGAAGAGTTTAAAAGTTCTACAACTGAACAACCAGCTCAATTTCCAGAGAGTCATGAAGTGACAGTTTTGCCCTCAAATAGCTATCAGGCTCAGCATTCTAGCTTGTCAGATGTGACTGGTCAACCTTCAGATCTGGATATTACCATAACAGAAAACCCCATAGAGATGGGAACTTCTCCTGTCTATCATGCTGCTGCAGCAGCTCCTGAACAGGCTGAATTCCTGACAAATCAACAGCATGTTCTATCTCAATCCCTAGAACCTATTCTGTATGATAAACCTTTAAGCCAGCAGGAAGATACAACTGGAATATCACAGATCTCTGAGGAAGGAGAACCCTTTTCATCCCAGCAGGAGACTCCAGAACATAATCTAGAGCTGCCTACTGAAGGGATAGCTCATCCTCCAGGTCACCATGAGGTAACAGGTCCACACTTGGGTCATGGGCAAGTTCATTCTCCAGCATCACAGAATACCCTAAGTCAGTATCAAACCCTCCCAGAAGAGGATCAGCATTCTCCCTTTGGTCAAGGGGTCCCAAAGCAACTGGAAGAGTTTTCTGTGGAACCTTCTCCAAGTCAGCAGAATTCAGCATGGCATTCAGTGACAGACGTCTTTCTTTCACCTGTAGATCAAGAGGCAATATTCAGAAGTGCACATTCAAAATCATATAAAACATTTCCAGTGCTACAGCCCACTGCAGCTCAGGCCTTAAAAGCTCCTAGAATGGGAAAATTTTCTCTAATCCATAACATGATTCCATATCACCCTCCCAAATCACTGAAAAATATGGTAACTCACATTCCAGGACACAAAATGACAGTTCCAAGACCAGATCAGGATCAAGGTGAATATACAATATCATCTAATGGTTCATTTTGGCCTTTGGACCTGGAAGTCACTGTAACTTCAGGAATTATTCCGGAGGATAAGCATATACTACCAAAGAGAACTGTAAGTCCACAGACTTATTCTCAAGTAACAATCCCACATTCACAGCATGTTGAGTCTCAGGAGCCAAACCCAGCTAAAACCACAGTTCAACCTTTGGATCTAGAACTTACCATAACTACACAACCTACTGCTGAGGGAGAACTTCCTCAAACTCTACAAGACAGCACATCTCAGATCATAGATCCACCTACAATGCTTGTAGTTCCAGTCCCAGTCTATCATGAGGTGACAGTTCAAACACCAAGTCAGGATCAAGCTGAGTATCCAACTTCACCCACTGTCACATTTCAGCCATtagacctggaactcaccataacTCCAGAGGCTACCAGACAGTCTCACCATCCTACAGTTCCACAGCAGACTATCATAGTTCATCCTCCAAAGCACCCTCTGGTGATACATTTAGAACAAGTTCAGAATCCAATCCCATCTGAAGCCACAGTTCAACCTTTGGACCTGGAACTTACCATGACTCCAAAACCCACTGCTGAGGGAGACCTTCCTCAAACTCTAGAAGACAGCACATCTCAGATAATCATAGAACCACCTAGAGAGGTTGTAGCTTTACTCCCAGTCTATCAGGAGGTGACAATTCAAACACCAAGTCAGGATCAAGCTGAGTATCCAACTTCACCCACTGTCTCATTTCAGGCATTAGACCTAGAACTCACCATAACTCCAGAGACTACCAGAGAGTCTCACCATCCTGCAGTTTCACAGCAGACTATAATAATTCATCCTCCAAAGCACCCTTTGGTGATACATTCAGAACAAGTTCACACTCAGCAGCCTACAAAAGAGGCTTACCATTCTACAATTTCAAAGAAGACTATAATAGTTCGTTTTCCAAAGCACCCTCTGGTGGTACATCCAGAACACATTCAAACTCAGCATCCAAACACAGCTGAAGCCACAGATCAACCTTTGGATCTGGAACTTACTATAACTTCCAGTCAAAAACCTACTGCTCAAGGAGAACATTTTCGAAGTATGCAAGAGTCCACAACTAAGATTTCAAAACCACCTAAACAggttgtaactccagtcccagaataTCAAGAAGTGGCAGTTCTAGCACCCATTCAGGATCAAGCTAAATATCCACTTTCACCCACTGTCTCATTTCATCCCttggacctggaactcactataagTTCAGAGCCTCCTAGAGAGGCACACCACACAATTCCAGACGAGACTATGGTTCCTACGCCAAAGTACCCTCTGGGAATATATCCAGGGCATGTTCACATTCAGCATTTAAATCCAACTGCTATCGCAAATCAGCCTTCGGATCTAAAACTTACTGTACACAGTCAACCTAATACTGAGGAGGAACATTCTCAAAGCATTCAGAAGAACACAATTCAAATTACAGACCCAACTAAAGAAGATATAGCTCTAGATCCAGAATCTCAAGATGTGACAATTCCAATGCCAATACTGGAACAAAATGAATTTCCAACACTGCACAGTATGTCTTTACAGGCTATGGATCAGGGACTCAATGAACATTTAGAACCTCCTGCTTGGACTAATGACCCATTAAATCCAAAGGAGACTAAAACTTATCTGACACCACCGATTTTCCTTCATTATGCAGAACCTCCCATGGGACCAGTAGTTGAACCTCCAGATCTGTTTTTTCTCAAAACTACAAAATCTAAACCTGGGCAGGAAAACCCAACTCAGACTACACAATCACCTAAAGAGATTGCAGCTCAAACTATGGACTATAAGAAGTTGGTGTTTCTGGCTCCTGTTGAGAGTGAAGCTGAGCATGCAATCCCATCCAGTATGTCATTGCAGGCATTGGATCAGGAGCTCACCATATCTTCTCAACCTCCTGGTTGGTCCCACCACCCTCCAAATCCAAAGGAGACTAAAACTCATCCAACACCACCGATTTTTCTTCATTATGCAGAACCTCCCATAGGACCAGTAGTTGAACCTccagatctgtttttttttcaaaactaccAACTCTAA